The Actinosynnema mirum DSM 43827 genomic interval CCAGGCGGCGCGCGAGGTGTTCGTCGAGCGCGGCTACGAGGGCGCGACGGTGCGGGCCATCGCGGCGCGCGCGGGCGTGGACGCCGCGATGGTCAACCACTGGTTCGGCGGCAAGCAGGCGCTGTTCGCGAAGGCCGTGCTGCAGCTGCCCGTCGACCCGGTGGAGATCGTCCGCCGGATCGCCCAGGGCCCGCCCGAGCTGCTGGGCGAGCGCCTGGTGCGCACGTTCCTCGGGGTGTGGGACGCCACCGGCGGCGGCGCGTTCTCCGCGCTGGTGCGCAGCGTCGCCGGGCACGAGCAGGTCACCCACGCCCTGCACGACCTGTTCATCAAGACCGTGCTGGGCCAGGTGATGCGGGCGTTCGACGTGGACCGGCCCGAGCTGCGCGCCACGCTGTGCGCCTCGCAGATGGTCGGTCTCGGCATGACGCGGTACGTGCTGGAGTTCGAGCCGCTGGCGTCGGCCGACCCCGAGGCGCTGGTCTCGGCGGTCGGGCCGACGCTCCAGCGCTACCTGTCCGGCGACATCGGCTCAGTCGACATCGGCTCCGGCGGCATCAGCGAGGTCGCGTCGAAGCAGGTGTGATCGCCGGTGTGGCAGGCCGCGCCGGTCTGGTCCACGGTCAGCAGCACGGTGTCCCCGTCGCAGTCCAGCCGCACGTCGTGCACGCGCTGGGTGTGCCCGGACGTCTCGCCCTTGACCCACAACCTGCCGCGGCTGCGCGAGAAGTAGGTGGCGGTGCCGGTGGTGAGGGTCAGGTGCAGCGCCTCGTCGTCCATCCAGGCGACCATCAGCACCTCCCCGGTGCCGCGCTGCTGGGCGACGGCGCACACCAGCCCGTCCGCGT includes:
- a CDS encoding TetR/AcrR family transcriptional regulator; its protein translation is MVAVDGGEPKRRGRRAGGEDTRGALLQAAREVFVERGYEGATVRAIAARAGVDAAMVNHWFGGKQALFAKAVLQLPVDPVEIVRRIAQGPPELLGERLVRTFLGVWDATGGGAFSALVRSVAGHEQVTHALHDLFIKTVLGQVMRAFDVDRPELRATLCASQMVGLGMTRYVLEFEPLASADPEALVSAVGPTLQRYLSGDIGSVDIGSGGISEVASKQV
- the hisI gene encoding phosphoribosyl-AMP cyclohydrolase; the protein is MLDPAIAAKLKRNADGLVCAVAQQRGTGEVLMVAWMDDEALHLTLTTGTATYFSRSRGRLWVKGETSGHTQRVHDVRLDCDGDTVLLTVDQTGAACHTGDHTCFDATSLMPPEPMSTEPMSPDR